In one window of Fulvia fulva chromosome 5, complete sequence DNA:
- a CDS encoding Ribonuclease H1, which produces MGYPPDTPPDHITQEHFPFVHLVCPAHVMDNPCDACGRRVHHIDCIVIAVDGVCPNNGKRNNLIFSPAGVHVGLGNELSGGYTLIHKGATHQTAELQAGIKGLEIALCIVSEDLPDNTARMGTLVIKTDSKYVFEGITDHIKKWKLNGWQTASKKPVANKELWLRLAKTVEKDADWWANVGYHGVKYYDAERWLDENHDGNLDEKYDAVQCCIEQANAPFMWNGREWLFPMKDQDRNTLL; this is translated from the exons ATGGGATACCCACCTGACACGCCTCCGGACCACATCACCCAAGAGCACTTTCCGTTCGTCCATCTCGTGTGTCCAGCACACGTTATGGATAACCCTTGCGATGCCTGTGGACGTCGGGTCCACCACATCGACTGCATTGTCATCGCGGTCGATGGCGTCTGTCCAAACAACGGCAAGAGGAACAATCTCATCTTCTCGCCAGCCGGTGTTCACGTCGGACTTGGCAATGAACTGAGCGGTGGATACACCTTGATACACAAGGGCGCGACACATCAGACGGCGGAGCTGCAAGCCGGGATCAAGGGCCTGGAGATTGCGCTCTGCATCGTGTCAGAGGATCTCCCCGACAACACTGCTCGCATGGGCACTCTCGTAATCAAGACAGACTCGAAGTACGTCTTCGAAGGCATTACCGACCACATCAAGAAGTGGAAGCTCAACGGCTGGCAAACTGCCTCGAAGAAGCCAGTGGCGAACAAGGAGCTGTGGCTGCGTTTGGCGAAGACTGTGGAGAAG GATGCTGACTGGTGGGCAAACGTGGGCTACCACGGCGTCAAGTACTACGATGCCGAGAGATGGCTGGACGAGAACCATGACGGGAACCTCGATGAGAAATATGATGCTGTTCAGTGTTGTATCGAGCAAGCCAATGCGCCTTTCATGTGGAACGGTCGAGAATGGCTCTTCCCGATGAAGGATCAGGACCGCAACACTCTGCTATAA
- a CDS encoding ATP-dependent DNA helicase II subunit 1: MTDIPYRMAEDSKYPYATEEDEDDEEEVGESGYKTVKDAVLFAIDVSESMLTVPSDSDPKKLDTALSPTLAALKCAYALMQQRIISNPNDMMGILLFGTKKSKFREGEDEGNRAGLQYPHCYLLTDLDVPAAADVKQLRTLVDDEEEAADLLQASSEEEVSMANVLFCANQIFTTKAPNFSSRRLFLVTDNDYPHASDRNARNSAAVRAKDMYDLGVTIELFPISHPDRDYIFDRNKFYNDIVYSATPSDPDAPAPLSDDIKAASSVAKDGISLLQSLISSVNSRAAPRRAIFSSVPFEIGPGLKISIKGFILIKRQEPKRTTYVYLPPDSDKAQIAVGSSTLVDEDTARTVEKVEIRKAFKFGGETISLTEEELAEVKKFGDTVLRIIGFKPMSLLPMWASVDKCTFIYPSEDGWVGSTRVFSALHQKLLQDDKMGLAWYIPRKNAVPKLVAIIPGVEERNEEGEQKMPPGLWLKPLPWADDIREAPETNLVRAPDKVVDAMRIIVEQLQLPKAIYDPYKYPNPSLQWFYRILQALALEEDLPEQPDDKTLPKWKQIHKRAGGYVIEWGGALDEAFEEWQTNNQKSIKPATNGGSKRTAPASSAPKTKKVKEEDDDEGVTDAQMRGAYDGDKIGKFKNAELKAWLQSKNLRAGAKKQDMVDAVTSYFETKMETD, encoded by the coding sequence ATGACAGACATTCCCTACAGAATGGCGGAAGACTCAAAATACCCCTACGCCACGGAGGAGGATGAGGATGACGAGGAGGAAGTCGGCGAGTCTGGCTACAAGACTGTCAAAGACGCAGTGCTCTTCGCCATCGATGTCAGTGAGAGTATGCTCACAGTGCCATCCGATTCGGACCCAAAGAAGCTAGACACAGCACTGTCCCCAACGTTGGCAGCACTGAAATGCGCCTACGCGTTGATGCAGCAGCGCATCATTAGCAATCCAAACGATATGATGGGAATCTTACTGTTCGGCACGAAAAAGAGCAAATTTCGGGAAGGAGAAGACGAGGGTAACCGCGCTGGATTGCAGTACCCGCACTGTTACCTACTAACAGATCTGGATGTTCCAGCAGCAGCAGACGTCAAACAGCTTCGTACCCTTGTAGATGACGAGGAAGAAGCTGCCGACCTGTTGCAGGCCAGCAGTGAGGAGGAAGTCAGTATGGCCAATGTTTTATTCTGCGCGAATCAGATCTTTACCACCAAAGCGCCAAACTTCTCATCCCGACGATTGTTCCTGGTGACAGACAACGACTACCCGCATGCTTCGGATAGAAATGCGAGGAACAGTGCTGCTGTTCGTGCGAAGGATATGTACGATCTTGGAGTCACTATCGAGCTTTTCCCAATATCACATCCGGATCGGGACTACATCTTTGACAGGAACAAGTTCTACAACGACATTGTGTACTCTGCAACGCCATCTGACCCGGACGCGCCTGCGCCACTATCAGATGACATCAAAGCAGCGAGCAGTGTCGCAAAAGACGGGATCAGTCTGCTGCAGTCGCTAATCTCTTCCGTCAATTCTCGTGCCGCTCCTCGCCGGGCAATTTTCAGCAGTGTGCCTTTCGAAATCGGGCCAGGGCTCAAGATCAGCATCAAGGGCTTCATCTTGATCAAGCGACAAGAGCCGAAGAGAACCACGTATGTCTACCTGCCACCTGACAGTGACAAGGCGCAGATCGCAGTCGGTAGCAGCACGCTGGTGGACGAGGACACAGCTCGCACGGTGGAGAAGGTTGAGATCAGAAAGGCTTTCAAGTTCGGCGGAGAGACAATCTCACTCACCGAGGAGGAACTTGCAGAGGTCAAGAAATTTGGCGACACGGTACTTCGTATCATCGGCTTCAAGCCAATGAGTCTGCTGCCAATGTGGGCCAGCGTTGACAAATGCACTTTCATTTATCCTTCGGAAGATGGCTGGGTAGGGTCTACCCGAGTGTTCTCTGCCCTGCACCAAAAGCTTCTGCAAGATGACAAGATGGGACTCGCATGGTACATACCTCGCAAGAATGCCGTGCCAAAACTGGTGGCGATCATCCCAGGCGTGGAAGAACGTAACGAAGAAGGCGAGCAGAAGATGCCACCCGGGCTATGGCTCAAACCACTCCCATGGGCCGATGACATTCGAGAAGCACCGGAGACGAACCTAGTGAGAGCACCAGACAAAGTCGTGGATGCCATGCGCATCATCGTGGAACAGCTTCAGCTCCCCAAAGCAATCTACGATCCATACAAGTACCCGAATCCGTCACTGCAGTGGTTCTACCGCATCCTGCAAGCGCTGGCGCTCGAGGAAGATCTGCCGGAACAGCCCGACGATAAAACACTACCGAAGTGGAAGCAGATTCACAAGCGTGCTGGAGGCTATGTGATCGAATGGGGCGGCGCTCTCGACGAAGCCTTCGAAGAGTGGCAGACCAACAACCAAAAGAGCATCAAGCCCGCCACCAACGGAGGTTCGAAGCGCACGGCGCCGGCATCGTCCGCGCCTaagacgaagaaagtgaAAGAAGAAGACGATGACGAAGGTGTCACAGATGCGCAAATGCGTGGTGCCTATGATGGAGACAAAATTGGCAAGTTTAAGAATGCTGAGCTGAAGGCATGGCTGCAGTCCAAGAATTTGCGGGCAGGAGCGAAGAAGCAGGATATGGTCGATGCCGTTACGAGCTACTTTGAGACGAAGATGGAGACCGACTAG
- a CDS encoding Hsp90 co-chaperone Cdc37: protein MPVDYSKWDALELSDDSDIEVHPNVDKKSFIRAKQTQIHQERINRKHRVTTLKYERVVNEGLLSRIDALLKALDNHKAGIEGKKEASDIDEVVFDSLSDVVGDSSLGADQPPGAPPVVHPKEQQPSYSKMMGALVDQVKEEIEKKKLEGSARYSAYITEVSKHDEKVKSLQKDLNTELAKLEKEDSGKITSESIHEGFNSSHVSKAASQPTAAVTKTGKKQETFVEQIGGGGPRSAGSEADIEDSSLISAPGEDEDDFEASPTAKQFGKIKFGDYKTSLQFIGQHPEILIERETDGLLAEAFTAQSTAKNQKDSDYARQCVHQALLLQYCRQLGKDGVGLFFQRVQTPGHQARKLFLDDVNTTYDRIRTRTAEIAREAEAEAGDREQIQLHAVDPNTKSNIATPPPMDQCQSEGDKQAREIFDTFPPGMQRALESGSLDKVNEVLGKMSVDEAEQVVELLGNGGMLSMEEGVIDATTEEGKKRIEEIERTHQMPGQGRVEEVEELD from the coding sequence ATGCCCGTTGACTACAGCAAGTGGGATGCCCTGGAGCTCAGCGACGACAGCGATATCGAAGTGCACCCAAATGTCGACAAGAAGTCCTTCATCCGCGCAAAACAGACCCAGATCCACCAAGAACGGATCAACAGAAAACACCGGGTCACAACACTGAAGTACGAGAGAGTCGTCAACGAGGGGTTGCTAAGCCGTATCGACGCCCTGCTTAAGGCACTGGACAACCACAAGGCAGGGATCGAGGGCAAGAAAGAGGCCTCGGATATCGATGAAGTCGTCTTCGATAGCCTGTCAGATGTTGTGGGAGACTCGAGTCTGGGAGCGGACCAGCCTCCCGGCGCTCCTCCAGTCGTACACCCCAAGGAACAGCAGCCGAGCTACAGCAAGATGATGGGAGCATTGGTTGACCAGGTGAAAGAGGAGATTGAGAAGAAGAAATTAGAGGGCTCCGCGAGATACTCAGCGTACATCACAGAAGTCAGCAAGCACGACGAGAAGGTCAAGTCATTGCAGAAAGATCTCAATACAGAGCTCGCGAAGCTGGAGAAGGAGGACAGCGGCAAGATCACAAGCGAGTCAATCCATGAAGGTTTCAACAGCTCTCATGTGTCGAAGGCAGCGTCGCAACCTACGGCGGCAGTGACTAAGACCGGCAAGAAGCAGGAGACGTTCGTTGAGCAGATAGGAGGGGGCGGACCACGATCTGCCGGCTCAGAGGCCGACATCGAGGACAGCTCGCTGATATCGGCACCTGGCGAAGACGAGGACGACTTTGAAGCATCTCCCACGGCGAAGCAGTTCGGAAAGATAAAGTTTGGTGACTACAAGACCAGCCTCCAATTCATAGGCCAACACCCCGAAATTTTAATCGAGAGGGAGACCGATGGCCTGCTGGCCGAAGCCTTCACAGCCCAGTCAACAGCCAAGAACCAGAAAGACTCTGATTATGCCCGCCAATGTGTACATCAGGCTTTGTTACTACAGTACTGTCGTCAGCTAGGCAAGGATGGCGTGGGCCTCTTCTTCCAGCGAGTCCAGACACCAGGACATCAAGCACGGAAGCTATTCCTTGACGATGTCAACACCACATACGACCGAATTCGAACGCGAACTGCGGAGATTGCTCGCGAAGCTGAAGCAGAAGCTGGGGATAGAGAACAGATCCAGTTACATGCGGTGGACCCGAACACCAAGAGCAACATCGCAACCCCGCCGCCGATGGACCAGTGCCAGTCTGAAGGTGACAAACAAGCTCGAGAGATATTCGATACTTTCCCACCTGGGATGCAGAGGGCTCTTGAGAGCGGTAGCCTAGACAAGGTCAACGAAGTGCTCGGTAAGATGAGCGTCGATGAGGCCGAGCAAGTTGTAGAGCTGCTCGGTAACGGCGGCATGCTCAGTATGGAGGAAGGGGTCATTGATGCGACGACCGAAGAAGGCAAAAAGAGAATCGAAGAGATTGAGCGAACCCACCAGATGCCTGGTCAGGGCCGAGTTGAGGAGGTCGAGGAGTTGGACTAG
- a CDS encoding 2-oxoglutarate dehydrogenase, mitochondrial: MLLSQLSRCSQRLASARHFTTISPNAPRTALVAKRRDLGFTGYNAFTSQHRHYAQAAEKTDQGVDSSDSFLSGNTANYVDEMYAEWKRDPSSVHVSWQAYFKNMDSGDMPVSRAFTPPPTIVPQPAGGVTAPTFAASSAEGESSDVMNHLKVQLLVRAYQARGHHKAKIDPLGIRTQTESVPRELDLKTYNFSESDMESEFTLGPGILPRFKTDKRDKMTLREIIDACERLYCGPYGVEYIHIPDRDQCDWLRQRLEVPQPYKYSVDEKRRILDRLIWSSSFESFLATKYPNDKRFGLEGGESLIPGMKALIDRSVDYGVKDIVIGMPHRGRLNVLSNVVRKPNESIFSEFGGSAEPSDEGSGDVKYHLGMNFERPTPSGKRVQLSLVANPSHLEAEDPVVLGKTRAILHYNNDEEKALSAMGVLLHGDAAFAAQGIVYETMGFYALPAYHTGGTVHIVVNNQIGFTTDPRFARSTPYCSDIAKFVDAPVFHVNGDDVEALNFVCQLASDWRAEFKKDVVIDIVCYRKQGHNETDQPSFTQPLMYKRINEQPPVLDKYTKQLLDSNTFTKEDIEEHKKWVWGMLEESFAKSKDYQPTSKEWLTSAWNGFKSPKELATEILPHEPTAVAVDTLKHVGDVIGNPPKDFHAHKNLKRILANRSKTVNEGKNIDMSTGEALAFGTLVLEGHHVRVSGQDVERGTFSQRHAVLHDQESEATYTPLKHISEDQGSFVITNSSLSEFGTLGFEYGYSLSSPTALVIWEAQFGDFANNAQCIIDQFIASGEVKWLQRSGLVVNLPHGYDGQGPEHSSGRMERFLQLCNEDPRIFPSPDKLDRQHQDCNMQIVTCTTPANSFHILRRQMNRQFRKPLISFFSKSLLRHPLARSGIEDFTGESHFQWIIADPMHNQDAEFKINEHKDIKRVILCSGQVFAALFKYRQQNNLTDTAITRIEQLNPFPWAQLKENLDSYPNAETIVWCQEEPLNAGAWSFTQPRIETLLNHTEHHNRKHVMYAGRNPSASVATGLKSSHLKEEQDLLDMAWSVRQDKLKGE; the protein is encoded by the coding sequence ATGCTGCTCTCCCAACTCTCGCGATGCAGCCAAAGGCTGGCTTCTGCTAGACACTTCACCACCATCTCGCCCAACGCCCCTCGCACAGCTCTGGTAGCCAAGAGGAGGGACCTGGGTTTCACTGGCTACAACGCCTTCACATCACAGCACCGCCACTATGCTCAGGCCGCGGAAAAGACCGATCAGGGCGTCGACTCCAGCGATTCTTTCCTCTCCGGGAACACCGCCAACTATGTCGATGAGATGTACGCAGAGTGGAAGCGCGATCCTTCCTCCGTGCACGTCTCATGGCAGGCCTACTTCAAGAACATGGACAGTGGCGACATGCCCGTGAGCCGCGCTTTCACTCCTCCACCCACCATTGTTCCACAGCCAGCCGGTGGTGTCACCGCGCCAACCTTCGCCGCATCTTCCGCGGAAGGAGAGAGCAGCGATGTCATGAACCATCTGAAGGTCCAGCTTCTTGTCAGAGCATACCAGGCGCGAGGCCACCACAAGGCAAAGATCGATCCATTGGGCATCAGAACACAGACCGAATCTGTACCAAGAGAATTGGACTTGAAGACCTATAACTTCAGCGAATCGGATATGGAGTCAGAGTTCACGCTTGGTCCGGGTATCTTGCCACGGTTCAAGACGGACAAGCGCGACAAGATGACCTTGCGCGAGATCATTGATGCTTGCGAGCGCCTGTACTGTGGTCCATACGGCGTTGAGTACATTCACATTCCGGATAGAGATCAGTGCGACTGGTTGCGACAGCGTCTTGAGGTTCCACAGCCCTACAAATACTCCGTTGATGAGAAGCGCCGCATTTTGGATCGTCTTATCTGGTCTTCGTCGTTCGAATCGTTCTTGGCTACCAAGTACCCCAATGACAAGCGTTTCGGTCTGGAAGGTGGAGAATCTCTCATCCCTGGTATGAAGGCGCTCATCGATCGCTCAGTCGACTATGGTGTCAAGGACATTGTCATTGGCATGCCCCACAGAGGTCGTCTGAACGTGCTCTCCAACGTCGTCCGCAAACCCAACGAGTCCATCTTCTCCGAGTTTGGTGGTTCTGCTGAGCCTTCCGACGAGGGCTCTGGAGACGTCAAGTACCATCTTGGTATGAACTTCGAGCGTCCAACTCCATCCGGCAAGCGTGTACAGCTGTCTCTGGTAGCCAACCCGTCTCATCTGGAAGCCGAAGACCCTGTCGTGCTTGGCAAGACCCGTGCCATCCTCCATTACAACAACGACGAGGAAAAGGCACTCTCCGCCATGGGAGTGTTGCTGCACGGTGACGCCGCTTTCGCCGCTCAAGGTATCGTGTACGAGACCATGGGTTTCTACGCGCTCCCAGCTTACCACACTGGTGGCACAGTCCACATTGTCGTCAACAACCAGATTGGCTTCACTACTGACCCACGTTTTGCTCGTTCTACTCCTTACTGCTCGGATATTGCCAAGTTTGTGGATGCTCCAGTCTTCCACGTCAACGGTGACGATGTCGAGGCCTTGAACTTCGTTTGCCAGCTGGCCTCTGACTGGCGTGCTGAGTTCAAGAAGGATGTTGTCATTGACATAGTCTGTTACCGAAAGCAGGGACACAACGAGACCGATCAGCCATCCTTCACCCAGCCACTGATGTACAAGCGCATCAACGAGCAGCCACCTGTCCTCGACAAGTACACCAAGCAACTGCTGGACTCCAACACTTTCACCAAGGAAGACATTGAGGAGCACAAGAAGTGGGTCTGGGGTATGCTCGAGGAGTCTTTCGCCAAGTCCAAGGACTACCAGCCAACCTCGAAAGAGTGGCTGACGAGTGCTTGGAACGGCTTCAAGTCTCCGAAGGAGCTGGCCACTGAGATATTGCCTCACGAGCCTACTGCTGTCGCTGTGGATACCTTGAAGCACGTCGGAGATGTCATCGGCAACCCGCCAAAGGACTTCCACGCGCACAAGAACTTGAAGCGTATCTTGGCTAACCGATCCAAGACTGTCAACGAGGGCAAGAACATCGACATGTCGACTGGTGAGGCACTGGCTTTCGGTACCCTCGTCTTGGAAGGTCATCACGTTCGTGTATCCGGACAAGATGTCGAGCGTGGTACTTTCTCACAGAGACACGCTGTGCTCCACGACCAGGAGAGTGAGGCCACCTACACCCCACTCAAGCACATCAGCGAGGATCAAGGATCATTTGTCATCACCAACTCCAGCTTGAGTGAATTTGGTACTCTTGGATTCGAATACGGTTACTCGCTCTCGTCACCTACAGCACTTGTCATCTGGGAAGCTCAGTTTGGTGATTTCGCCAACAACGCACAGTGTATCATCGATCAATTCATCGCGTCTGGTGAAGTCAAGTGGCTCCAGCGATCTGGTCTTGTTGTCAACCTGCCCCACGGTTACGATGGTCAAGGTCCAGAGCACTCTTCTGGTCGCATGGAGCGATTCTTGCAGCTCTGCAACGAAGACCCTAGAATCTTCCCATCTCCAGACAAGCTCGACCGCCAGCACCAGGACTGCAACATGCAGATCGTCACCTGTACTACACCTGCCAACTCATTCCACATCTTGCGCCGCCAGATGAACAGGCAATTCCGCAAGCCTTTGATCTCGTTCTTCAGCAAGAGCTTGCTCCGCCATCCTCTCGCGCGCTCGGGCATTGAAGACTTCACTGGTGAGAGCCACTTCCAGTGGATCATTGCTGACCCAATGCACAACCAAGACGCCGAGTTCAAGATCAACGAGCACAAGGACATCAAGCGTGTCATCCTCTGCTCTGGTCAAGTCTTTGCGGCACTCTTCAAGTACCGACAACAGAATAACCTCACCGACACCGCCATTACCCGTATTGAACAGCTTAATCCCTTCCCATGGGCACAGCTCAAGGAGAACCTAGACAGCTACCCTAATGCCGAGACCATCGTCTGGTGTCAGGAGGAGCCTCTCAACGCTGGTGCATGGTCTTTCACGCAACCTAGAATCGAGACTCTGCTCAACCACACCGAGCACCACAACAGGAAGCATGTCATGTACGCGGGTCGCAACCCTAGTGCGTCAGTCGCTACTGGTTTGAAGTCGAGCCATCTGAAGGAGGAACAGGACCTTTTGGACATGGCTTGGAGCGTGAGACAGGACAAGCTCAAGGGAGAGTAG
- a CDS encoding Ferrochelatase, mitochondrial → MSVQQPLRSLTRRAPGSQCLSLQPRAHQHKPRLWQQTSERSMATAVGGAIPPVTQNSLSKNGPTAMVFMNMGGPSTTDEVSGFLSRLFADADLIPLGPLQNYLGPLISRRRTPKIKKQYADIGGGSPIRKWSEYQAEEMCKILDKTNPESAPHKPYVAFRYANPLTEEMYNKLFEDGFGKGRGGRAVAFTQYPQYSCSTTGSSLNELWKWRQRLESPTRNADAPEEGSIQWSVIDRWPTQPGLVAAFAENITKTLETYPEDIRDSVVILYSAHSLPMSVVNRGDPYPAEVAATVWAVQQKLGHRNPYRLVWQSQVGPSAWLGTQTADAVPNLIKKGQKDIVLVPIAFTSDHIETLYEIDQEVIHEANEAGADGRVRRAESLNGSPTFISALADLAGNHLKAGEICSRQMGLRCPGCTSERCMEQKRFFMSGGKQDNAAVTL, encoded by the coding sequence ATGAGTGTCCAACAACCCCTCAGATCGCTCACACGGCGAGCTCCTGGGTCGCAATGTCTTTCATTGCAACCCCGAGCTCATCAACACAAGCCACGGTTATGGCAGCAGACGTCCGAACGATCGATGGCCACAGCAGTAGGCGGAGCGATACCACCAGTCACCCAGAACTCGCTCAGCAAGAATGGTCCGACTGCAATGGTCTTCATGAACATGGGCGGACCATCAACGACTGATGAAGTGAGCGGCTTTCTCTCGCGTCTGTTTGCTGACGCCGACCTCATCCCCCTTGGACCACTACAGAACTACTTGGGACCATTGATCAGCAGACGGAGAACGCCGAAGATCAAGAAGCAATATGCAGATATTGGCGGTGGTAGCCCGATTCGCAAGTGGAGCGAGTACCAGGCAGAGGAAATGTGCAAGATTTTGGACAAGACGAATCCCGAAAGTGCGCCACACAAGCCATACGTCGCCTTCCGCTATGCAAACCCTCTGACTGAAGAGATGTACAACAAGTTGTTTGAAGATGGCTTTGGAAAGGGAAGAGGTGGCCGTGCAGTCGCTTTCACACAATACCCGCAGTACTCGTGCAGCACAACTGGCAGCTCTCTGAACGAGTTATGGAAGTGGAGGCAACGATTGGAATCTCCCACTCGAAATGCTGATGCGCCAGAGGAAGGCTCTATCCAGTGGAGCGTCATCGATCGCTGGCCAACACAACCTGGCTTGGTCGCTGCGTTCGCCGAGAACATCACGAAAACACTCGAGACGTACCCCGAAGACATTCGGGATTCAGTTGTCATTCTGTACAGCGCACACAGTTTGCCTATGAGCGTGGTCAACCGCGGAGATCCTTACCCGGCAGAAGTCGCTGCAACAGTATGGGCAGTGCAACAGAAGCTCGGTCACCGCAACCCATACCGTCTGGTCTGGCAGTCGCAAGTCGGTCCATCGGCATGGCTTGGAACTCAAACTGCCGACGCTGTACCAAACTTGATCAAGAAGGGTCAGAAGGACATTGTCCTTGTGCCGATCGCCTTCACGTCTGATCACATCGAAACGCTGTACGAGATCGACCAGGAAGTCATCCACGAAGCGAACGAAGCTGGTGCTGACGGTCGAGTACGCAGAGCAGAGTCCTTGAACGGCAGTCCAACGTTCATCTCAGCACTTGCCGATCTTGCAGGCAACCACTTGAAAGCTGGTGAGATCTGCAGCAGGCAGATGGGTCTCAGATGTCCTGGGTGTACGAGTGAGCGATGCATGGAGCAAAAGCGATTCTTCATGAGCGGCGGGAAGCAGGACAATGCCGCTGTGACTTTGTAA
- a CDS encoding Ecp2-3, with protein MMLYRSAAVVALLPTYGVATKFLAGSGKAQAIDASQLKQFGGDLGSPNLATTLMSAIGSGNVLPASNQDFPKGDSPQGNGNAGIADGVNDCGFSTFVQLNEDEGYAQASVDDCYALIDEIVNDQEWIITQELQTIVENGTCAFQAVVSKGQGDGLVGALGNADIIDLITDAIKQLGGDGYIGCHGGFGMYTSAAGAMPCDSPNLSDGEQVFVDWFLTSPGGIAGGESGSSDGGDGGSSYGGKSASSYGGKSASSYGGDGGSSDGGKSASSYGGKSASSYGGKSASSYGGDGGSNDGGDGGSSDGGKSASSYGGKTASSYGGDGGSSDGGKSAQSYGHDGSSSNSDDSDRRVASPSYYEDTATGYSDETADAY; from the exons ATGATGCTTTACCGCTCAGCAGCCGTCGTCGCCCTCCTGCCCACCTATGGTGTGGCTACCAAGTTCCTTGCTGGTTCAGGCAAGGCGCAGGCGATTGATGCCTCTCAGTTGAAGCAGTTTGGCGGCGACCTTGGAAGTCCCAATCTCGCCACCACCCTGATGTCTGCCATCGGCTCTGGCAACGTGCTCCCAGCTAGCAACCAAGATTTCCCAAAGGGTGACAGCCCTCAAGGCAATGGCAATGCAGGCATCGCTGATGGGGTCAACGACTGCGGATTCTCGACCTTTGTCCAATTGAATGAGGATGAGGGCTACGCACAGGCATCTGTCGATGACTGCTACGCCCTCATCGACGAAATCGTGAATGACCAGGAATGGATCATCACCCAGGAACTCCAGACCATTGTCGAGAACGGAACCT GTGCGTTCCAAGCTGTCGTCTCCAAGGGTCAAGGTGACGGTCTCGTTGGAGCGCTCGGCAACGCCGACATCATCGACCTTATCACAGACGCCATCAAACAACTCGGCGGGGATGGCTACATCGGCTGCCACGGTGGCTTTGGCATGTACACCTCGGCCGCCGGCGCCATGCCCTGCGACAGCCCCAACCTCTCAGACGGTGAGCAGGTCTTTGTCGACTGGTTCCTCACTTCCCCAGGCGGCATCGCTGGTGGCGAGAGCGGTTCAAGTGATGGCGGTGACGGCGGTTCAAGCTATGGCGGTAAGAGCGCTTCAAGCTATGGCGGTAAGAGCGCTTCAAGCTATGGCGGTGACGGCGGTTCAAGCGATGGCGGTAAGAGCGCTTCAAGCTATGGCGGTAAGAGCGCTTCAAGCTATGGCGGTAAGAGCGCTTCAAGCTATGGCGGTGACGGCGGTTCAAACGATGGCGGTGACGGCGGTTCAAGCGATGGCGGTAAGAGCGCTTCAAGCTATGGCGGTAAGACCGCTTCAAGCTATGGCGGTGACGGCGGCTCAAGCGATGGCGGTAAGAGCGCTCAAAGCTATGGCCATGACGGCAGTTCCAGCAATAGCGATGACAGCGACCGCCGTGTAGCAAGCCCTAGCTACTACGAGGACACTGCCACTGGCTACTCGGACGAGACTGCCGACGCCTACTAG